One genomic region from Neisseria weaveri encodes:
- a CDS encoding ABC transporter ATP-binding protein, with product MENKQALLTIENLQVTFGQGARAFRAVDSVSLEVSSGEVLAVVGESGSGKSVSMMALMGLLPNTASIKADKMLFNGQDMLKLSAKEKRKIIGKDISMIFQDAMTSLNPSFTIEMQITEVLKAHLGLKGAAAKARAVELLELVEIPDAKGRLKSYPHQLSGGMSQRVMIAMALACEPKLLIADEPTTALDVTVQAQIMDLLHRLQQEREMAMILITHDLGLVAQHAKHVSVMYAGQVVEQSSVPYVFEEPAHPYTEALLQAIPEFSRGRTRLKSLPGVVPSQYDRPAGCLLSPRCPYTRKACHTPPPVLDSPHGKVRCISGSLTELQAKGAAR from the coding sequence ATGGAAAACAAACAAGCTTTATTAACTATCGAAAACCTGCAGGTTACTTTCGGTCAGGGTGCGCGTGCTTTCCGGGCAGTCGACTCCGTCAGCTTGGAAGTGTCTTCCGGCGAAGTATTGGCCGTTGTCGGCGAATCCGGCTCGGGAAAATCCGTATCTATGATGGCTCTGATGGGATTACTGCCGAACACGGCTTCCATCAAAGCAGACAAAATGCTGTTTAACGGTCAGGACATGCTCAAACTCTCTGCCAAAGAGAAACGCAAAATCATCGGCAAAGACATTTCGATGATTTTCCAAGATGCCATGACCAGCCTTAATCCCAGTTTCACCATCGAAATGCAGATTACAGAAGTGCTGAAAGCCCACTTGGGATTAAAAGGCGCGGCAGCCAAAGCACGAGCGGTAGAACTGTTGGAGCTGGTAGAGATTCCCGACGCCAAAGGCCGTCTGAAAAGCTATCCGCACCAATTGTCCGGCGGCATGAGCCAGCGTGTCATGATTGCCATGGCACTGGCTTGCGAACCGAAACTGCTGATTGCCGACGAACCGACAACCGCACTCGACGTAACCGTTCAGGCACAAATCATGGATCTGCTGCACCGCCTGCAACAAGAGCGCGAAATGGCGATGATTCTGATCACCCACGATTTAGGCTTGGTTGCACAACACGCCAAACACGTCTCCGTGATGTATGCCGGCCAAGTCGTCGAGCAAAGCAGCGTTCCCTACGTCTTCGAAGAGCCTGCCCACCCCTATACCGAAGCCCTGCTGCAGGCCATTCCCGAATTTTCACGCGGCCGAACCCGCTTGAAATCCTTGCCGGGCGTCGTTCCCAGCCAATACGACCGCCCTGCCGGCTGCCTGTTGTCGCCACGCTGCCCCTACACACGCAAAGCCTGCCACACACCGCCTCCCGTGTTGGACAGCCCCCACGGTAAAGTACGCTGCATTTCCGGCAGCCTGACCGAACTTCAAGCAAAAGGAGCCGCCCGATGA
- a CDS encoding peptide ABC transporter ATP-binding protein, with protein MSESKIVLEARNLTRHYPVSSGWGKDKKVVKALNGVSFRLQAGKTLAIVGESGSGKSTLARQLTLIEEPTSGTLAINGTETAKLSSRRLKEMRTEIQMVFQNPYASLNPRQTIAFQLMEPLAIHTKLSKKERYDRAMEMMKTVGLRPEHSSRYPHMFSGGQRQRIALARAMMLNPKIVVADEPTSALDVSIQAQVLNLFMDLQEQYHTAYVFISHNLSVVEHVADDIIVMYLGRVVEHGNSQTIFDKPLHPYTQALLSAAPSLHEQKVQLKLSGELPSPLNPPSGCALHQRCPHAQARCAQEVPELREWQGRQVACLRIEEIAA; from the coding sequence ATGAGCGAATCCAAAATCGTTTTAGAAGCCCGCAACCTCACACGCCACTACCCCGTAAGCAGCGGTTGGGGCAAAGACAAAAAAGTCGTCAAAGCCCTAAACGGCGTATCTTTCCGGCTTCAAGCCGGCAAAACGCTGGCCATTGTAGGCGAATCCGGCTCGGGCAAATCCACCTTAGCGCGCCAACTCACCCTGATTGAAGAACCCACATCAGGCACACTGGCCATCAACGGCACCGAAACCGCCAAACTGTCTTCACGCCGTCTGAAAGAAATGCGCACCGAGATTCAAATGGTCTTCCAAAACCCCTACGCCAGCCTGAATCCCCGACAAACCATTGCCTTCCAGCTGATGGAACCATTAGCCATCCACACCAAACTGAGCAAAAAAGAACGCTACGACCGTGCTATGGAAATGATGAAAACCGTCGGCCTGCGTCCCGAGCATTCCTCACGCTATCCGCATATGTTTTCAGGCGGCCAGCGCCAACGTATCGCCCTCGCACGCGCCATGATGCTCAACCCCAAAATCGTGGTGGCTGACGAACCGACTTCCGCACTCGACGTATCCATTCAGGCACAAGTGCTCAACCTGTTTATGGATTTGCAGGAGCAATACCATACCGCCTACGTCTTCATCTCCCACAACCTGTCCGTAGTAGAACACGTGGCGGACGACATTATCGTGATGTATCTCGGCCGGGTGGTCGAACACGGCAACAGCCAAACCATTTTTGACAAACCCCTGCACCCCTACACCCAAGCCCTACTCTCCGCCGCCCCCAGCCTGCACGAACAGAAAGTACAGCTCAAACTTTCAGGCGAATTGCCCAGCCCGCTGAATCCCCCAAGCGGCTGCGCCCTACACCAACGCTGCCCGCATGCACAGGCACGTTGCGCCCAAGAAGTACCGGAGCTGAGAGAATGGCAAGGCCGGCAGGTTGCCTGTCTGCGCATCGAAGAAATCGCCGCTTAA
- a CDS encoding SLC13 family permease, protein MSTNSPRPDNVELLSAQAPITDFKGLITTIIAAVICFGIYHILPYEANANKGIAVLLFVAILWFTEAVHITVTALMVPILAAVLGFPDMNIKKALAGFSDPIIYIFFGGFALATALHMQRLDRKIAVWLLSLSRGNMKVAILLMFAATSFLSMWISNTATAAMMLPLAMGMMSHLDKEKERKTFVFVLLGIAYCASIGGLGTIVGSPPNAIAAKALDLDFTGWMKMGLPMMLLILPLMLFALYVILRPNLNERVTVQSEDIPWTLHRVIAMLIFIAAAGSWVFSSKIKEAFGIASPDSVIALIAAVAVVVFGVARWREVARNTDWGVLMLFGGGISLSNLLQASGASLALGEQMATTFVLAHPLVVILAVATFIIFLTEFTSNTASAALLVPIFASIATQMGLPKEVLVFVIGIGASCAFMLPVATPPNAIVFGTGLIKQKEMMRVGILLNILCIVLVGFWAYVFYA, encoded by the coding sequence ATGAGTACAAACAGCCCTCGTCCCGACAACGTCGAGCTGCTGAGTGCGCAGGCGCCGATTACCGACTTCAAAGGCCTGATTACCACCATCATCGCGGCGGTTATCTGCTTCGGTATCTACCATATCCTGCCCTACGAAGCCAATGCCAACAAAGGTATTGCCGTTCTGCTGTTCGTTGCCATCCTCTGGTTTACGGAAGCGGTACACATTACCGTTACCGCATTGATGGTGCCGATTTTGGCGGCCGTGCTCGGCTTCCCCGACATGAACATCAAAAAAGCATTGGCAGGTTTCTCCGATCCCATCATCTATATTTTCTTCGGCGGCTTTGCTTTGGCCACTGCCCTGCATATGCAGCGTCTCGACCGCAAAATCGCCGTATGGCTGCTGTCGCTGTCGCGAGGCAATATGAAAGTGGCGATCTTGCTGATGTTTGCCGCCACTTCGTTCCTGTCTATGTGGATCAGCAACACCGCAACCGCCGCCATGATGCTGCCGCTGGCTATGGGTATGATGAGCCATCTGGATAAAGAAAAAGAGCGTAAAACTTTCGTATTCGTTTTGCTCGGTATCGCCTACTGTGCCAGTATCGGCGGTTTGGGCACCATTGTCGGCTCGCCGCCCAACGCCATTGCCGCCAAAGCTTTGGATTTGGACTTTACCGGCTGGATGAAAATGGGTCTGCCGATGATGCTGCTGATTTTGCCGCTGATGCTGTTTGCCCTCTACGTTATCCTGCGTCCTAATCTGAACGAGCGTGTAACCGTTCAATCAGAAGACATTCCTTGGACGCTGCACCGCGTGATTGCCATGTTGATTTTCATTGCGGCGGCCGGTTCTTGGGTATTCAGTTCGAAAATCAAAGAAGCTTTCGGCATTGCCAGCCCGGACAGCGTGATTGCCCTGATTGCCGCCGTTGCCGTGGTCGTGTTCGGCGTGGCACGCTGGAGGGAAGTGGCACGCAATACCGACTGGGGTGTGTTGATGCTGTTCGGTGGCGGTATTTCGTTGAGCAACTTGTTGCAGGCATCCGGTGCTTCTTTGGCACTGGGCGAACAAATGGCCACTACTTTCGTTTTGGCTCATCCGCTGGTTGTGATTTTGGCGGTTGCCACCTTCATTATCTTCCTGACCGAGTTCACCAGCAATACCGCTTCTGCGGCTCTGTTGGTACCGATTTTTGCCAGCATTGCCACCCAAATGGGCTTGCCGAAAGAAGTGCTGGTGTTCGTGATCGGTATCGGTGCGTCGTGTGCGTTTATGCTGCCGGTTGCCACGCCGCCGAACGCCATCGTATTCGGTACCGGTTTGATTAAGCAGAAAGAAATGATGCGTGTCGGCATTCTGCTGAACATTTTGTGCATCGTACTGGTCGGCTTCTGGGCTTATGTGTTCTACGCCTAA
- a CDS encoding tRNA dihydrouridine synthase encodes MTELKTECRLILAPMQGLVDPVMRDLLTRIGGFDECVSEFVRITHTVHSRPTWLKHVPEITNGNKTYAGVPCVVQLLGSDADNMAVNALEAVRFGADKIDLNFGCPAPTVNKHKGGAVLLKEPELIFHIVKTLRERLPDHIPLTGKMRLGYEDKTLALECAAAIAEGGACGLTVHARTKVEGYEPPAHWDWVRKIRESVAVPVTANGDVFTLQDYLDIKQVSGCDSIMLGRGAVMRPDLARQIKQHERGEQAEEAGFDEVMDWIRLFFDLCLQKEANNKYPIARLKQWLGMMKRVYPEADTLFERIRTVKDTEGIQAVLAV; translated from the coding sequence ATGACTGAATTAAAAACAGAGTGCAGGCTGATTCTTGCACCGATGCAGGGCTTGGTCGATCCCGTCATGCGCGATCTTTTGACCCGTATCGGCGGATTTGACGAATGCGTCAGCGAGTTTGTCCGCATTACCCATACCGTGCATTCCCGTCCGACTTGGTTGAAGCATGTGCCGGAAATAACCAACGGCAATAAAACCTATGCCGGTGTGCCGTGTGTGGTGCAGCTGTTGGGCAGCGATGCCGACAATATGGCGGTTAATGCGCTGGAAGCCGTGCGTTTCGGCGCGGATAAAATCGACCTGAATTTCGGCTGTCCTGCTCCGACCGTAAATAAGCATAAAGGCGGTGCGGTGCTGTTGAAAGAGCCGGAGCTGATTTTCCATATTGTGAAAACCTTGCGCGAACGCTTGCCGGACCATATTCCGCTGACCGGAAAAATGCGGCTGGGTTATGAAGACAAAACGCTGGCATTGGAGTGTGCCGCCGCGATTGCAGAAGGCGGAGCCTGCGGCTTGACCGTTCATGCCAGAACCAAAGTGGAAGGTTATGAACCGCCGGCGCATTGGGATTGGGTCCGCAAAATCAGAGAAAGCGTGGCTGTTCCCGTTACCGCCAACGGCGATGTGTTTACCTTGCAGGATTATTTGGATATCAAGCAGGTGAGCGGTTGCGACAGTATTATGTTGGGCAGGGGAGCGGTGATGCGCCCCGATTTGGCACGTCAGATTAAGCAGCATGAGCGAGGAGAACAGGCCGAAGAAGCCGGTTTTGATGAAGTGATGGATTGGATACGGCTGTTTTTTGACTTATGTCTGCAAAAAGAAGCCAACAACAAATATCCGATTGCACGGTTAAAGCAATGGCTCGGCATGATGAAGCGGGTTTATCCCGAAGCGGATACTTTATTCGAACGTATCCGAACGGTAAAAGATACGGAAGGGATTCAAGCGGTTTTGGCTGTTTAA